Proteins co-encoded in one Govania unica genomic window:
- a CDS encoding cation:proton antiporter, producing the protein MPNVISIIAPDLIWPFALAIAWIAGEFGYRLLRIPRLTSYGLVGFLMAAGQLGLLSPSGSMTITLLASISFSLILFELGYRINLHWLRSNPWLGATSLLEAGLTFAAVYAVSIWFGMAVLPALLLASLAMSTSPAVVLRVINEQHSSGQVTERALHLTAFNCVLALFVFKVVLGFWVFEHTGSLGQALLSSLVLLAASAAAGSLFGIAVPGLMRKLKIHGPDATVAYAIAVIMLVSIMHLLAFSPALAALTFGLMVRHRRVALDQAQRNFGALGNLLVVLLFVFVATTIEWHKVVNGAGIAVAIVATRFVTKTIGATAFAHLGGISWRKGMLTGLALTPLSVFALVMLDQSKDIGISLVEDLAALAAMSLILEVFGPIVIQRALIWARETPKSKED; encoded by the coding sequence ATGCCGAATGTGATCTCTATCATCGCCCCAGACCTCATCTGGCCGTTCGCCCTCGCGATCGCCTGGATCGCCGGTGAATTCGGATACCGGCTGTTACGCATCCCCCGCCTCACAAGTTATGGTCTTGTGGGTTTTCTCATGGCGGCCGGGCAACTCGGCCTGCTGTCGCCGTCCGGCAGCATGACCATCACGCTGCTCGCCAGCATTTCCTTCAGCCTCATCCTGTTCGAGCTTGGCTATCGCATCAATCTGCATTGGCTGCGCAGCAATCCCTGGCTCGGCGCAACAAGCCTGCTTGAAGCCGGTCTGACCTTTGCCGCGGTCTATGCGGTCTCGATCTGGTTCGGGATGGCGGTTCTGCCCGCCCTGCTCCTCGCCTCCCTCGCCATGTCGACCTCGCCCGCCGTGGTGCTCCGGGTCATTAACGAACAGCATAGCTCGGGCCAGGTGACCGAACGCGCCCTGCATCTCACCGCCTTCAACTGCGTGCTGGCGCTGTTTGTGTTCAAGGTCGTGCTCGGGTTCTGGGTGTTTGAACATACCGGCAGTCTGGGTCAGGCGCTGTTAAGCAGTCTGGTGCTGCTCGCCGCCTCGGCCGCCGCCGGCAGCCTGTTTGGCATCGCCGTTCCCGGTTTGATGCGCAAACTGAAAATTCACGGCCCCGACGCCACCGTCGCCTATGCCATCGCTGTCATCATGCTGGTGAGCATAATGCATCTCTTGGCCTTCTCGCCTGCGCTGGCCGCGCTCACCTTCGGGCTCATGGTGCGGCATCGCCGTGTGGCGCTGGATCAAGCGCAGCGGAATTTCGGCGCGCTCGGCAATCTGCTCGTGGTGCTGTTGTTTGTCTTTGTGGCCACCACCATCGAATGGCACAAAGTCGTGAACGGCGCAGGCATAGCCGTCGCCATCGTCGCCACCCGCTTTGTCACCAAGACCATCGGGGCCACCGCTTTCGCCCATCTCGGCGGCATATCCTGGCGCAAAGGCATGCTGACGGGCCTCGCCCTTACGCCATTGTCGGTCTTTGCCCTGGTCATGCTCGACCAGTCAAAAGACATCGGCATCAGTCTGGTCGAAGACCTCGCGGCGCTCGCCGCCATGTCACTTATTCTGGAAGTCTTTGGCCCCATCGTTATCCAGCGCGCCCTGATCTGGGCGCGGGAAACGCCCAAAAGCAAAGAGGACTGA
- a CDS encoding YbdK family carboxylate-amine ligase translates to MPLESFTTSESLTVGVELELQLVNLTSFDLTSASTDMLHLLRRAPFPGNVTPEITESMIEICTDVQRNYDGILNQLRDIRDKLVLAGDRLNVGVCGGGSHPFQRWFERQIFPKPRFKEVSILYGYLAKQFTVYGQHVHIGCRSGDEALYLLHALNRYVPHFIALSASSPYFQGVDTLFNSSRLNTVYAFPLSGTAPFILNWDEFTSDYFAKMEHTGVVNSMKDFYWDIRPKPEYGTIELRVCDTPLTVEKAAALACYLQALCKYLLDGNEPPPERDDYLVYTYNRFQACRFGLEGTLVHPRSKETLSLREDVLTTLRHIEPYFKDLASLGAAEHLIAMTHDGSDARYLRGQYEMQNSLEGVVDAALGKFRGRVKDGCPGQARA, encoded by the coding sequence GTGCCGCTTGAATCCTTCACAACCTCGGAATCCCTCACGGTCGGGGTTGAGCTTGAGCTCCAGCTTGTCAATCTCACGAGCTTCGACCTTACCTCCGCCAGCACAGATATGTTGCATCTGCTGCGGCGCGCGCCCTTTCCGGGCAATGTGACGCCGGAAATCACCGAAAGCATGATTGAAATCTGCACCGACGTGCAGCGCAATTACGACGGCATTCTCAATCAGTTGCGCGATATTCGTGACAAACTTGTTTTGGCCGGAGATCGGCTCAATGTAGGGGTCTGCGGCGGTGGCAGCCATCCGTTCCAGCGCTGGTTCGAACGCCAGATTTTCCCCAAGCCGCGCTTCAAGGAAGTCTCTATCCTATACGGCTATCTCGCCAAACAATTCACGGTCTATGGCCAGCATGTGCATATCGGCTGCCGGTCCGGGGATGAGGCGCTCTATCTCCTGCACGCGCTCAATCGCTATGTCCCGCATTTCATCGCGCTGTCGGCGTCGTCGCCCTATTTTCAGGGCGTCGACACCCTGTTCAATTCGTCGCGGCTTAATACCGTCTATGCCTTTCCCTTAAGCGGCACCGCCCCCTTCATCCTCAACTGGGACGAATTCACGAGCGATTATTTCGCCAAGATGGAACATACCGGCGTCGTCAACAGCATGAAGGATTTCTACTGGGATATCCGTCCCAAGCCCGAATATGGCACCATCGAGCTCAGGGTCTGCGACACCCCGCTTACGGTGGAAAAAGCCGCGGCGCTGGCCTGTTACCTGCAGGCGCTCTGCAAATATCTGCTCGACGGCAACGAACCGCCGCCTGAACGTGACGATTATCTGGTCTATACCTACAACCGCTTCCAGGCCTGCCGGTTCGGGCTCGAAGGCACCCTCGTCCATCCCCGCAGCAAGGAAACGCTGTCTCTAAGGGAAGATGTGCTCACCACGCTCCGCCATATCGAGCCCTATTTCAAAGACCTCGCCAGCCTCGGCGCCGCCGAACATCTCATCGCCATGACCCACGACGGCAGCGACGCCCGCTATCTCCGGGGGCAATATGAGATGCAGAACAGTCTCGAAGGCGTGGTCGATGCCGCCTTGGGCAAGTTTCGCGGGAGGGTTAAAGATGGATGCCCGGGTCAAGCCCGGGCATGA
- a CDS encoding RNA methyltransferase, whose protein sequence is MAGMTFEMNASTTPVIILVRPQMGENIGHVARAMANFGLRELRLVAPRDGWPNPAAEAPSAGATWVLDEAKVYATAEEAVADLSALYATTARNREMIKPIVTPRHAAGNMRGQVAEGRRVGILFGAEATGLTNDELVLAETLVTVPAAPDFTSINIGQAVLLMAYEWFQAGDATPAVVLPAGGNKPARQEELEGLFQHMETELTLSGFFRPPEKAPHMRRNVRSLFQRMDLLDQDVRTLRGIVKSLALYGRSAGKKRDQE, encoded by the coding sequence ATGGCGGGGATGACATTCGAAATGAACGCTAGCACCACCCCCGTCATCATTCTGGTTCGCCCCCAAATGGGCGAGAACATCGGTCACGTCGCCCGCGCAATGGCCAATTTCGGGTTGCGGGAATTGCGGCTCGTGGCGCCGCGTGACGGCTGGCCCAATCCGGCTGCCGAAGCACCTTCGGCTGGTGCGACCTGGGTTCTGGATGAAGCCAAGGTCTATGCGACGGCTGAGGAGGCGGTGGCGGATCTGAGTGCGCTATACGCGACCACCGCGCGCAACCGGGAGATGATCAAACCGATCGTCACCCCGCGTCATGCCGCCGGGAACATGCGCGGGCAGGTGGCTGAAGGCCGCCGGGTTGGCATCCTGTTCGGGGCCGAGGCGACGGGGCTCACGAATGATGAACTTGTGCTGGCGGAAACGCTGGTGACGGTGCCGGCCGCGCCCGATTTCACATCGATCAATATCGGGCAGGCGGTGTTGCTCATGGCTTATGAATGGTTTCAGGCCGGGGATGCGACGCCAGCGGTCGTGCTGCCTGCCGGGGGTAATAAACCGGCCCGGCAGGAGGAGCTTGAAGGGCTTTTCCAGCATATGGAAACCGAACTGACGCTGTCGGGGTTCTTCCGTCCGCCAGAAAAAGCCCCGCATATGCGACGCAATGTGCGCAGCCTGTTTCAGCGCATGGATCTTCTGGATCAGGACGTGCGGACCCTGCGTGGGATCGTCAAAAGCCTTGCGCTTTATGGACGGTCGGCGGGGAAGAAGCGGGATCAGGAGTGA